The sequence below is a genomic window from Flavobacterium lipolyticum.
CTTTTCCCAACCAAGCCCTTTGTCCGGATTTGTAATTTCCCACCCCGAAGGCGGAAAAGCACCTGCAAAACTTTCCGTATAATTTGCATTTGATTTTTGATCTACTTCGATATAATTGGATACTTCTTTCGTATTTGTTCCTTGTGAGTTGGCTACTTTTAAAGTTACTTTATACTTTCCCGATGTGTTATAAGTCACCACCGGATTTTGATCTGTAGAGGTTGCCGGAGTTCCTCCTTCGAATGTCCAAACTCTTGAATTGGGCAATCCTAAAGAAACATCTTTAAAAACAATACTTTTACCTGCACAAATAGCGGTGGTACTACTGTTAAAATTAGCCGTCGGATTGCTTTCAATAACCCCTACTGCACTAAGATTAGCGGGCTCCCATAATACCCCTCTTGGATATTTAGCAACCGTTTTGTCTTCTAACCAATAGGTCATTGCATTCGTCTGATCGCGGGTATACATATTCTGACAATTGGTATTATAGTCCATGTGATTTTCGGCATTGGCATAAACTCCACAGCTGTTTAGTACGTTTCTGGTACAGCCTTCGGCAACTTTCGTAGGAGGAGTATCGGCCATCCCGTCGTTTACCGGATCACAATCGTCCTGAAAAGTGTGTTTCAATCCAAAATAATGGCCAAACTCATGTGTCATTACCTTTGCAAAAGTAGCACTCGCGTGAGATCCGCAGGTACTCCCAATGTATCTGTGATTGAAAGCCACACGCGGTATGGCATCCTGAATGGGTAAAAAAGCATGTCCTGAACCAGTAGGCCCCTGCCCCGTATTGGGTTCATCCACCACCAAAACATCCAGATAATACCTGTTGTTTTTACCATACCAGATGTAGTCATAAATTTTAGCATCATAGCCGTCTGAAACATGTGCCTCGGGATGCCAGTCTAAACCCGGAATTTCTAAAGGATTGCCCTCCGGATCTACGGTTGCCAAGACAAACTGAATGTTCAGTTTACTTTTAACAGCGTCAAAACGAGGATCGGTTGTAGCATACTCCGGAAACAAACCATTAAAATCCTTATTTACCGTTAGCAGCGCATCGTCTATTCGGCATTTCATCTGCTCTTTGGTAAAAACATTATTAATATTAGTTCCGTCGGCCAGAATGTGAAACACGACCGGAACCATATAAGGAACAGTAGCGGCTTTCTTTGTATTCCCTTTTTTCCAGGTTTTAATTTTAGAAAGCGATTTCATAAATGCGGTCTCTTCCTTTTGGGATAATTGGGTTCCACAACCAATTGGGTTCTGGTTTTGCCCAAAAGAAATGCAGCATTGAAGCAGAAAAACTGCAGCAATAAAGTAGTTTTTTTTCAAAATAATGGTCTTTTTGTTAATTGTTATTCCAAATATAAAATCAACAGATAATTTGTTAAAAAGATTAATTTTTAAAACAAATAAATCTTTAATTATTCATATTTGATAGTTTTTTTTTTATAAAATTATTTAATTAACAACTGAAAAAAAGATATTATCTTATTGTAAAATAATTGTATGTTATCTAGTTTTTATTGTTTCGACCAATCCAAAAAAGAAAAAACATCATTCTAAAAATGTGTTTTTCACACAATTCAGAACTATTTTGAAAAAGAAGTAAAAGAACTCTTTCAGCATCCGAATACATTATCTTAAAAACTAAGAAAAAAACTACTATTGCAGTACTGAATTTAGAATCGCCTGAATGAGCCAGATTTATGCTACTTTAGACACAAAATCACTCTAATCTCCAAAACAAAGATTCCTAATATCTTAATTTCTTTGTTTTTTTTAAATATATTCTTCCTGAAAATTCATAAAATTTAGTAGCAAAAAAAACCTCCATTTTAAATATCTTAGCAGAATATTACCATCCTAAATAAAATCAACAAAAAATGGCTGAGCAATCTTCAATCCAGTGCCCCAATTGCGGCACACCAATCGATGTAAATGATGTTTTGAAACATCAATTGGAAGATAGTATCCGTAAAGAATTTCAACAAAAAGCCAGTGCTCAGTCCAAAGAGCTGGAACTTAAAAACGAGCAATTCGAAAAAGCAAAAGCTGAATTTGAGGCCAAGAAAAAACAGGAAAATGAACTTTTTGCCGAAAGACTGGAACGCGAGAGAAAAATAGCCGAAAAAGAAATTTCTCAGAAATTAAAAACCAAACTCGAAGAAGAAAACAAAGATCGTTTGCTTCTAATGGAAAAAGAGCTTTCGGAGAAATCAGAGAAACTTCGCGAACTGAACAAAATGGAAGGTGAAATTGCGAAACTTCAACGTGAAAAACTCGAAATGAAGGAGGCTATCGAAACGGAAGCGCAAAAACAGCTTAACGCTACTTTGATTCTGGAACGTGACAAAATCCGAAAACAAGAAGAGGAAAAAAACGAACTAAAAATAAAAGAATACCAAAAACAGTCTGATGATCAGAAAAAGCTGATTGAGGAAATGAAACGCAAGCAGGAACAAGGCTCCATGCAATTGCAGGGTGAAGTCATGGAACTTGCGATTGAGGAATGGCTGGCCAGTAATTTTCCGTTAGACACTATCGACGAAGTAAAAAAGGGAGCCAATGGAGCCGACTGTCTTCAGGTTGTAAATACCCGAGAAGTACAAAATTGTGGTTCTATTTATTATGAAAGTAAGCGTACTAAAGCTTTCCAGCCTGCATGGATTGAGAAATTCAAGAATGATATCCGAACCAAAAAGGCCAATATTGGTGTTTTGGTCACTGAGGTGATGCCTGCCGGAATGGATCGTATGGGTATGCGCGATGGGATATGGATTTGTACTTATGAAGAATTTAAAGGACTAAGTGCTGTTTTACGTCAATCTCTCATACAAGTTAGCCAGGCCGTTCAGGCACAGGAGAACAAAGGAGATAAAATGTCGATGCTCTATGATTTTTTAACCAGCAATGAATTCCGCTTACAGGTAGAAGGAATTGTAGAGGGTTTTACGCAAATGCAAAGTGATTTGGAATCTGAAAAAAGAGCCATGCAGCGTATTTGGAAACAACGCGAAAAGCAAATTGAAAAAGTAGTGCACAATACGCTGGGAATGTACGGCTCGATTCGTGGTATTGCCGGAAATGCAGTTCAGACTGTACGAGCTTTAGAACTTGATTTTATTGAAGACGAAGAAGAACCGAAAACAAAAGAACTGGAATAATACCGATTGTATATACAATATAATCCAATTGCATTGTGCTGTTTTCCTATTACATCGGCATTATATCAGAAAAAATCGGACTGAAATAGAAGTAAAATCGATATAATTACACAGCCTGTGTATTTTTTACCCTTTTCGGATATTATATAAAAACAATTTGCCATTCCAATCAGCGAATTTTCCTGAACAATACTGTTTATATCAGCATTAATCTTTGGAAATTCATCGCAATCGGAATGGCAAATTTAATTTTTATTTATAAAACAGAATTTAGTCTACTTTTCTAAAAACCAATAATTTCCCATCAGGATTAGAAAGTGTCAATCGTAAATTTTCAATTGAATAAGTAGTTGTTTTTTGCAATGTTTCTACAAATTCACCTTCTTTATTCGCCGGCATACAAGCCATCAAAGTCGAAATTACATCAGAGAATCTCAACAATCCTTTTTCGAAGAAAATTTTTCCTCCAATATTATTACAGCCTCCAAATCCTGAAAATCTATTTTCGGCTGAGTAAATTTCAATACGTGGCATTTCTTTTTGAAAGTCAGAAGAAGTCAATTTTCTTCCATTCAACTCCTCTAATACCCAGATATCGTGCAAGCGATAATCCGTAATATACTGACCACAACCGTTTAATGTTTTACCATTCATTTCTACTTTAACCGTGTAAGGCGAAACGGCACCTGACATTGAATCCGTACATTCGAATTGCTGAACAGTAATAGTAGCCTCTGTTTTTCCGCTTTTTACTCTATACATTTTTACATTAGCATCCATTGCTTTTATTGGTTCAACGGCATCAAAACTAATGGACTCCATTCCTTCTATCAATGATGTAAAAACAATTTTATCTTTTCCAAATTTCAATCCCCAAAATGGTTCATTTCCAGTAGCTTTAAAATAAACATTTAGTTCTTCTTCTTCTGAAGTGGTTTGAGAAGTGGTTTCTTTCGTGTTTGTTTTTTTAACTGCAACCGACTTACAACTTAAGATCACAGACATTAGGGCGCATAGTAAAAGTACTTTTTTCATATCATTAAATTTTTTATTATGACTTCACACTAGAAAAAACCGAGCCAAAAATCAATACTGCCCGTTTTTTATGATTTTTTTAAGCAGAACCCAGTATTAAAATTAAGACAAATAATACAATTACTAAAATAAACTTAAAAACTAAAAATACTGCCAAACACTACCCCTTTATAATGCGAAGTAAAACAAATACACCTCTCGCATTGTCGAAAAAATTTACCAAACAACTAATTTCTGTATCTTTGAACTCTATTATTTTACTAAAAAAATGAATACACCTTTTCAAAAAGCCGGCCAGTTGATTGATGCTGAGAACGCTCAGGATCCTAATATCGAAATCGATCAAAATAGAGAGTATCCAAAAGAATTATTGTATTCTGATCGAATGTATAAACGATTGATGCAGTTTAAACCTGAAGCTTCAGAAGCTGTTCAAATTGCCTCAAAAGCACAACACATCTGCCGATGGAAAGTGGCACGCGAATCGTATCCAATGGATCGTGTCGGATATTTGAAATGGCGGGAAGAACTTAAAAAATTTCACGCAAAAACCACAGCCGCAATTCTGGAAAAAGCAGGCTATAATTCTGAATTTATCGATCGGGTTTCCTTTTTAATTGAAAAGAAGCTTCTAAAAAAAGATGCCGAAACACAACTGTTGGAAGATGTAATTTGTTTGGTTTTCTTAGAATATTATCTGGATCCGTTTGTGCACAAACACGATGAAGAGAAACTCAAAAACATCATTAAGAAGACCTGGGATAAAATGTCTGACAAAGGACATCAGGAAGCCTTGAAGATTAGTTATACTGAAGAAAACTTAAATCTGATAAAAGCCTCTTTAGGTCTTTAACTTCATTTTAAATTAAGGTAAATTCCTTTCGGTATCTTCTGCATAATTCTTCATTCCTATTACGTATATTTGCTTAGTCAATTTAGACCAATATACGTAGGGTCTTGAAGTAACAATTAAATAAATAATGAGTAAAACGATTCGGGTAGTCCTCGCGGATAATCATGTTTTTGTAAGGGACGGAATAAAATCTTTGTTGGAAAACGAAGTAAACATAGAAGTTGTAGGCGAAGCTACAGATGGGATCGATACGCTCGAAGCTGTTGCAGCAAGTGAGCCAGACTTACTTATACTAGACATACGCATGCCGCATTTAACCGGTATTGAAGTAGTAGAAAAACTTAGAAGTGAAAATAATAAGGTTAAGATTATTATACTTACCACACATGAATCTGAAGAATATGTACTAGGTGCATTGAAAGCAGGTGCCGAAGGATATTTACTAAAAGATTCCAGCAAAGAAGAATTTTTAAAAGCCTTACATACCGTTTTAAACGGAGGAAAATATTACAGCGGTGATGTTTCCGGAATTTTGATTCATCACTTTGTGCATTGTACTGTTTCATTAGGGCGTAAACAAGCTTTAGCCGAAGAAATCACGATTACCAAGAGAGAAAAAGAAATTCTGTCTCTTTTATTATCCGGAAAAGGAAATAAGGAAATTGGCGAAACCCTTAAAATCAGTAAGCGTACTGCCGAAGTTCATCGCTTTAATTTGATGAAAAAACTAAAAGTAAAAAACCTGATGGAGCTTTCAAACAAAGCAACAGAGTATTCTTTGCTATAAAAATTACGTACAATTACGTAATCTATTTGCTAAAAATCGTGATATGCAATCGGCCCTCTTTCGAAATGAAAGTGGGCTTTTTTTTTGCTATTCAAACTTCCCAATCACACCTTTTTAATTAGTATATTTGAGAGGGTCTTTTCCAAGACAGGAAAATCAGCTTATGAAAATTATAGCGTGGAATTGTAATATGGCATTCAGAAAAAAAGCAGCATTCCTTGACGCTTACAAAGCTGATATTGCTGTTATTTCAGAATGTGAAAATCCTGAAAATCTAAAGTTCAGTCCCGGAACAATATTACCAAACGACATGCTTTGGTACGGAACCAATCCGCACAAGGGACTTGGTGTTTTCTCCTATAGTAATTACAGGTTTAAATTATTAGACTGTCATAATCCTCTTTTCAAAAACATTTTACCCATA
It includes:
- a CDS encoding DUF2130 domain-containing protein translates to MAEQSSIQCPNCGTPIDVNDVLKHQLEDSIRKEFQQKASAQSKELELKNEQFEKAKAEFEAKKKQENELFAERLERERKIAEKEISQKLKTKLEEENKDRLLLMEKELSEKSEKLRELNKMEGEIAKLQREKLEMKEAIETEAQKQLNATLILERDKIRKQEEEKNELKIKEYQKQSDDQKKLIEEMKRKQEQGSMQLQGEVMELAIEEWLASNFPLDTIDEVKKGANGADCLQVVNTREVQNCGSIYYESKRTKAFQPAWIEKFKNDIRTKKANIGVLVTEVMPAGMDRMGMRDGIWICTYEEFKGLSAVLRQSLIQVSQAVQAQENKGDKMSMLYDFLTSNEFRLQVEGIVEGFTQMQSDLESEKRAMQRIWKQREKQIEKVVHNTLGMYGSIRGIAGNAVQTVRALELDFIEDEEEPKTKELE
- a CDS encoding META domain-containing protein, encoding MKKVLLLCALMSVILSCKSVAVKKTNTKETTSQTTSEEEELNVYFKATGNEPFWGLKFGKDKIVFTSLIEGMESISFDAVEPIKAMDANVKMYRVKSGKTEATITVQQFECTDSMSGAVSPYTVKVEMNGKTLNGCGQYITDYRLHDIWVLEELNGRKLTSSDFQKEMPRIEIYSAENRFSGFGGCNNIGGKIFFEKGLLRFSDVISTLMACMPANKEGEFVETLQKTTTYSIENLRLTLSNPDGKLLVFRKVD
- a CDS encoding DUF4202 domain-containing protein; this translates as MNTPFQKAGQLIDAENAQDPNIEIDQNREYPKELLYSDRMYKRLMQFKPEASEAVQIASKAQHICRWKVARESYPMDRVGYLKWREELKKFHAKTTAAILEKAGYNSEFIDRVSFLIEKKLLKKDAETQLLEDVICLVFLEYYLDPFVHKHDEEKLKNIIKKTWDKMSDKGHQEALKISYTEENLNLIKASLGL
- a CDS encoding response regulator transcription factor — translated: MSKTIRVVLADNHVFVRDGIKSLLENEVNIEVVGEATDGIDTLEAVAASEPDLLILDIRMPHLTGIEVVEKLRSENNKVKIIILTTHESEEYVLGALKAGAEGYLLKDSSKEEFLKALHTVLNGGKYYSGDVSGILIHHFVHCTVSLGRKQALAEEITITKREKEILSLLLSGKGNKEIGETLKISKRTAEVHRFNLMKKLKVKNLMELSNKATEYSLL